From Coffea arabica cultivar ET-39 chromosome 9c, Coffea Arabica ET-39 HiFi, whole genome shotgun sequence, one genomic window encodes:
- the LOC113708513 gene encoding uncharacterized protein isoform X3, whose product MANQGGNNVLRDYRKGNWTVQETMVLIEAKRMDDERRMKRQGDSVGGEKPGGKPAELRWKWVEDYCWRNGCLRSQNQCNDKWDNLMRDFKKVREYERRLADHQKQLITIGESSSERERSDEKSYWKLEKNERKANNLPSNLLPQIYDALVEVVERKVQRGSVVGLVGAGGTTASIPNVPPSSAAALVGQPSSLPPSMQHLPISPPVSALPLPPPVVAQTPVQQQQQHPHTHPFSQQLPTVDSDTSEHSDSPAKRRRRGEGTSGGASGSESHEVGTAISRSASVIAETIQACEEREERRHRELLSLHERRLQIEESKAEISRQGINGLVDAVNKLANSILALASHKTQSTPK is encoded by the exons ATGGCTAATCAAGGTGGTAATAATGTGCTGAGAGACTACAGGAAAGGGAACTGGACAGTCCAAGAGACAATGGTTCTTATAGAGGCAAAGAGGATGGATGATGAGAGAAGAATGAAGAGGCAAGGTGACAGTGTTGGTGGTGAAAAACCAGGAGGAAAACCAGCTGAGCTGAGATGGAAATGGGTAGAGGACTATTGCTGGAGGAATGGTTGCTTGAGAAGCCAAAACCAGTGCAATGACAAGTGGGATAATCTCATGAGGGATTTCAAGAAAGTAAGAGAATATGAGAGGAGATTGGCTGATCATCAGAAGCAGCTTATTACTATTGGAGAATCGTCTTCGGAAAGAGAAAGATCAGATGAAAAATCGTATTGGAAGCTGgagaaaaatgagaggaaaGCTAACAACTTGCCATCAAATTTGTTGCCTCAGATATATGATGCATTGGTTGAGGTAGTGGAGAGAAAAGTTCAAAGGGGATCAGTGGTTGGTCTTGTTGGTGCCGGTGGGACTACTGCTTCTATTCCCAATGTGCCGCCTTCTTCAGCTGCTGCTCTTGTAGGTCAGCCTTCTTCATTGCCTCCTTCAATGCAACATCTTCCCATCTCACCTCCAGTTTCAGCATTGCCACTTCCCCCTCCTGTAGTGGCTCAAACACCAgttcaacaacaacaacaacatccCCACACTCATCCATTTTCTCAGCAGTTGCCCACAGTAG ATTCTGATACGAGTGAGCATTCAGACTCACCAGCAAAGAGGAGAAGAAGAGGGGAAGGGACCAGTGGGGGAGCAAGTGGTAGCGAATCACATGAAGTTGGCACTGCAATTTCTAGGAGTGCTTCTGTGATAGCAGAAACCATCCAAGCTTGTgaggaaagagaagaaagaaggcaCAGAGAACTATTGAGCTTGCATGAGAGAAGATTGCAAATTGAGGAATCAAAGGCTGAGATCAGTAGACAAGGCATTAATGGACTGGTTGATGCAGTAAACAAACTTGCCAATTCTATTCTTGCTTTGGCTTCTCACAAAACCCAATCAACTCCAAAATAG
- the LOC113708513 gene encoding uncharacterized protein isoform X1 codes for MHIVMANQGGNNVLRDYRKGNWTVQETMVLIEAKRMDDERRMKRQGDSVGGEKPGGKPAELRWKWVEDYCWRNGCLRSQNQCNDKWDNLMRDFKKVREYERRLADHQKQLITIGESSSERERSDEKSYWKLEKNERKANNLPSNLLPQIYDALVEVVERKVQRGSVVGLVGAGGTTASIPNVPPSSAAALVGQPSSLPPSMQHLPISPPVSALPLPPPVVAQTPVQQQQQHPHTHPFSQQLPTVDSDTSEHSDSPAKRRRRGEGTSGGASGSESHEVGTAISRSASVIAETIQACEEREERRHRELLSLHERRLQIEESKAEISRQGINGLVDAVNKLANSILALASHKTQSTPK; via the exons ATGCATATAGTGATGGCTAATCAAGGTGGTAATAATGTGCTGAGAGACTACAGGAAAGGGAACTGGACAGTCCAAGAGACAATGGTTCTTATAGAGGCAAAGAGGATGGATGATGAGAGAAGAATGAAGAGGCAAGGTGACAGTGTTGGTGGTGAAAAACCAGGAGGAAAACCAGCTGAGCTGAGATGGAAATGGGTAGAGGACTATTGCTGGAGGAATGGTTGCTTGAGAAGCCAAAACCAGTGCAATGACAAGTGGGATAATCTCATGAGGGATTTCAAGAAAGTAAGAGAATATGAGAGGAGATTGGCTGATCATCAGAAGCAGCTTATTACTATTGGAGAATCGTCTTCGGAAAGAGAAAGATCAGATGAAAAATCGTATTGGAAGCTGgagaaaaatgagaggaaaGCTAACAACTTGCCATCAAATTTGTTGCCTCAGATATATGATGCATTGGTTGAGGTAGTGGAGAGAAAAGTTCAAAGGGGATCAGTGGTTGGTCTTGTTGGTGCCGGTGGGACTACTGCTTCTATTCCCAATGTGCCGCCTTCTTCAGCTGCTGCTCTTGTAGGTCAGCCTTCTTCATTGCCTCCTTCAATGCAACATCTTCCCATCTCACCTCCAGTTTCAGCATTGCCACTTCCCCCTCCTGTAGTGGCTCAAACACCAgttcaacaacaacaacaacatccCCACACTCATCCATTTTCTCAGCAGTTGCCCACAGTAG ATTCTGATACGAGTGAGCATTCAGACTCACCAGCAAAGAGGAGAAGAAGAGGGGAAGGGACCAGTGGGGGAGCAAGTGGTAGCGAATCACATGAAGTTGGCACTGCAATTTCTAGGAGTGCTTCTGTGATAGCAGAAACCATCCAAGCTTGTgaggaaagagaagaaagaaggcaCAGAGAACTATTGAGCTTGCATGAGAGAAGATTGCAAATTGAGGAATCAAAGGCTGAGATCAGTAGACAAGGCATTAATGGACTGGTTGATGCAGTAAACAAACTTGCCAATTCTATTCTTGCTTTGGCTTCTCACAAAACCCAATCAACTCCAAAATAG
- the LOC113708513 gene encoding uncharacterized protein isoform X2: MHIVMANQGGNNVLRDYRKGNWTVQETMVLIEAKRMDDERRMKRQGDSVGGEKPGGKPAELRWKWVEDYCWRNGCLRSQNQCNDKWDNLMRDFKKVREYERRLADHQKQLITIGESSSERERSDEKSYWKLEKNERKANNLPSNLLPQIYDALVEVVERKVQRGSVVGLVGAGGTTASIPNVPPSSAAALVGQPSSLPPSMQHLPISPPVSALPLPPPVVAQTPVQQQQQHPHTHPFSQQLPTSDSDTSEHSDSPAKRRRRGEGTSGGASGSESHEVGTAISRSASVIAETIQACEEREERRHRELLSLHERRLQIEESKAEISRQGINGLVDAVNKLANSILALASHKTQSTPK, translated from the exons ATGCATATAGTGATGGCTAATCAAGGTGGTAATAATGTGCTGAGAGACTACAGGAAAGGGAACTGGACAGTCCAAGAGACAATGGTTCTTATAGAGGCAAAGAGGATGGATGATGAGAGAAGAATGAAGAGGCAAGGTGACAGTGTTGGTGGTGAAAAACCAGGAGGAAAACCAGCTGAGCTGAGATGGAAATGGGTAGAGGACTATTGCTGGAGGAATGGTTGCTTGAGAAGCCAAAACCAGTGCAATGACAAGTGGGATAATCTCATGAGGGATTTCAAGAAAGTAAGAGAATATGAGAGGAGATTGGCTGATCATCAGAAGCAGCTTATTACTATTGGAGAATCGTCTTCGGAAAGAGAAAGATCAGATGAAAAATCGTATTGGAAGCTGgagaaaaatgagaggaaaGCTAACAACTTGCCATCAAATTTGTTGCCTCAGATATATGATGCATTGGTTGAGGTAGTGGAGAGAAAAGTTCAAAGGGGATCAGTGGTTGGTCTTGTTGGTGCCGGTGGGACTACTGCTTCTATTCCCAATGTGCCGCCTTCTTCAGCTGCTGCTCTTGTAGGTCAGCCTTCTTCATTGCCTCCTTCAATGCAACATCTTCCCATCTCACCTCCAGTTTCAGCATTGCCACTTCCCCCTCCTGTAGTGGCTCAAACACCAgttcaacaacaacaacaacatccCCACACTCATCCATTTTCTCAGCAGTTGCCCACA TCAGATTCTGATACGAGTGAGCATTCAGACTCACCAGCAAAGAGGAGAAGAAGAGGGGAAGGGACCAGTGGGGGAGCAAGTGGTAGCGAATCACATGAAGTTGGCACTGCAATTTCTAGGAGTGCTTCTGTGATAGCAGAAACCATCCAAGCTTGTgaggaaagagaagaaagaaggcaCAGAGAACTATTGAGCTTGCATGAGAGAAGATTGCAAATTGAGGAATCAAAGGCTGAGATCAGTAGACAAGGCATTAATGGACTGGTTGATGCAGTAAACAAACTTGCCAATTCTATTCTTGCTTTGGCTTCTCACAAAACCCAATCAACTCCAAAATAG
- the LOC113708513 gene encoding uncharacterized protein isoform X5, whose translation MHIVMANQGGNNVLRDYRKGNWTVQETMVLIEAKRMDDERRMKRQGDSVGGEKPGGKPAELRWKWVEDYCWRNGCLRSQNQCNDKWDNLMRDFKKVREYERRLADHQKQLITIGESSSERERSDEKSYWKLEKNERKANNLPSNLLPQIYDALVEVVERKVQRGSVVGLVGAGGTTASIPNVPPSSAAALVGQPSSLPPSMQHLPISPPVSALPLPPPVVAQTPVQQQQQHPHTHPFSQQLPTILIRVSIQTHQQRGEEEGKGPVGEQVVANHMKLALQFLGVLL comes from the exons ATGCATATAGTGATGGCTAATCAAGGTGGTAATAATGTGCTGAGAGACTACAGGAAAGGGAACTGGACAGTCCAAGAGACAATGGTTCTTATAGAGGCAAAGAGGATGGATGATGAGAGAAGAATGAAGAGGCAAGGTGACAGTGTTGGTGGTGAAAAACCAGGAGGAAAACCAGCTGAGCTGAGATGGAAATGGGTAGAGGACTATTGCTGGAGGAATGGTTGCTTGAGAAGCCAAAACCAGTGCAATGACAAGTGGGATAATCTCATGAGGGATTTCAAGAAAGTAAGAGAATATGAGAGGAGATTGGCTGATCATCAGAAGCAGCTTATTACTATTGGAGAATCGTCTTCGGAAAGAGAAAGATCAGATGAAAAATCGTATTGGAAGCTGgagaaaaatgagaggaaaGCTAACAACTTGCCATCAAATTTGTTGCCTCAGATATATGATGCATTGGTTGAGGTAGTGGAGAGAAAAGTTCAAAGGGGATCAGTGGTTGGTCTTGTTGGTGCCGGTGGGACTACTGCTTCTATTCCCAATGTGCCGCCTTCTTCAGCTGCTGCTCTTGTAGGTCAGCCTTCTTCATTGCCTCCTTCAATGCAACATCTTCCCATCTCACCTCCAGTTTCAGCATTGCCACTTCCCCCTCCTGTAGTGGCTCAAACACCAgttcaacaacaacaacaacatccCCACACTCATCCATTTTCTCAGCAGTTGCCCACA ATTCTGATACGAGTGAGCATTCAGACTCACCAGCAAAGAGGAGAAGAAGAGGGGAAGGGACCAGTGGGGGAGCAAGTGGTAGCGAATCACATGAAGTTGGCACTGCAATTTCTAGGAGTGCTTCTGTGA
- the LOC113708513 gene encoding uncharacterized protein isoform X4, whose protein sequence is MVLIEAKRMDDERRMKRQGDSVGGEKPGGKPAELRWKWVEDYCWRNGCLRSQNQCNDKWDNLMRDFKKVREYERRLADHQKQLITIGESSSERERSDEKSYWKLEKNERKANNLPSNLLPQIYDALVEVVERKVQRGSVVGLVGAGGTTASIPNVPPSSAAALVGQPSSLPPSMQHLPISPPVSALPLPPPVVAQTPVQQQQQHPHTHPFSQQLPTVDSDTSEHSDSPAKRRRRGEGTSGGASGSESHEVGTAISRSASVIAETIQACEEREERRHRELLSLHERRLQIEESKAEISRQGINGLVDAVNKLANSILALASHKTQSTPK, encoded by the exons ATGGTTCTTATAGAGGCAAAGAGGATGGATGATGAGAGAAGAATGAAGAGGCAAGGTGACAGTGTTGGTGGTGAAAAACCAGGAGGAAAACCAGCTGAGCTGAGATGGAAATGGGTAGAGGACTATTGCTGGAGGAATGGTTGCTTGAGAAGCCAAAACCAGTGCAATGACAAGTGGGATAATCTCATGAGGGATTTCAAGAAAGTAAGAGAATATGAGAGGAGATTGGCTGATCATCAGAAGCAGCTTATTACTATTGGAGAATCGTCTTCGGAAAGAGAAAGATCAGATGAAAAATCGTATTGGAAGCTGgagaaaaatgagaggaaaGCTAACAACTTGCCATCAAATTTGTTGCCTCAGATATATGATGCATTGGTTGAGGTAGTGGAGAGAAAAGTTCAAAGGGGATCAGTGGTTGGTCTTGTTGGTGCCGGTGGGACTACTGCTTCTATTCCCAATGTGCCGCCTTCTTCAGCTGCTGCTCTTGTAGGTCAGCCTTCTTCATTGCCTCCTTCAATGCAACATCTTCCCATCTCACCTCCAGTTTCAGCATTGCCACTTCCCCCTCCTGTAGTGGCTCAAACACCAgttcaacaacaacaacaacatccCCACACTCATCCATTTTCTCAGCAGTTGCCCACAGTAG ATTCTGATACGAGTGAGCATTCAGACTCACCAGCAAAGAGGAGAAGAAGAGGGGAAGGGACCAGTGGGGGAGCAAGTGGTAGCGAATCACATGAAGTTGGCACTGCAATTTCTAGGAGTGCTTCTGTGATAGCAGAAACCATCCAAGCTTGTgaggaaagagaagaaagaaggcaCAGAGAACTATTGAGCTTGCATGAGAGAAGATTGCAAATTGAGGAATCAAAGGCTGAGATCAGTAGACAAGGCATTAATGGACTGGTTGATGCAGTAAACAAACTTGCCAATTCTATTCTTGCTTTGGCTTCTCACAAAACCCAATCAACTCCAAAATAG